Proteins from a genomic interval of Oncorhynchus clarkii lewisi isolate Uvic-CL-2024 chromosome 13, UVic_Ocla_1.0, whole genome shotgun sequence:
- the LOC139424031 gene encoding perforin-1-like codes for MSLLIVCLWAGLMLSIPRPSCQSCTIGSANECKEAEFAPGTNLAGEGFDITKMKRKGAFVIDMNVWKRKDKTCTLCKNPYLEGKQQRLPLAVVDWRPNHQCSMKVSSKLHRSSESLVSSSGSSVENNWQVNLELEKGSISGKIMLAGTNSKLAEYSMEKTKSDKFSFTSHSVSCGYYSYRVSGQPKLHQEFKTAVKNLPKIYQQENKQRYYKLIDNFGTHYITKVSLGGTVQSVTSIKQCQASLQGLSAEEVKMCLDVEASASVGDSNSLKTEFKHCQEDKSKTESKASFSSVFNDRFTEVKGGHTTEPELLFSADKDPASYKEWLNSLPHYPDIVFYSLESLHELLPTTNPARKHLRKAISDYILEKALWKNCSEPCQTGIKSDHRDSCVCNCHNNPGVSADCCPTRKGLARVVITVQRGANLWGDHTTATDGYVKVAFAGQIIGRTKVIYNNNNPSWAMSYDLGTVDLSTSKKLRFEVWDEDDKWDDDLLGECEKELTAGVKEDLCNLQHGQMFYKWEAVCAPSLGGSACMDYVPSPMNPHLEKVYVSRHSRLIPKDMLVSMGVLLDGPNLHGNKSLSTGNRESGRF; via the exons ATGTCCTTATTGATAGTGTGCCTCTGGGCAGGGCTTATGTTGTCCATCCCTCGTCCCAGTTGCCAATCATGCACCATCGGCTCAGCCAATGAGTGCAAAGAGGCAGAATTTGCTCCTGGAACCAACCTAGCAGGGGAAGGCTTTGACATCACCAAAATGAAACGCAAAGGAGCCTTTGTCATTGACATGAACGTGTGGAAACGCAAAGACAAGACCTGCACCCTCTGTAAGAATCCCTATCTGGAAGGGAAACAACAGAGGCTTCCTTTGGCAGTGGTGGATTGGAGACCAAACCACCAGTGTAGTATGAAAGTGTCCAGTAAACTCCATCGCTCCAGCGAGTCTCTCGTCAGCTCCAGTGGCTCTTCTGTGGAGAATAACTGGCAGGTCAATCTAGAGTTAGAGAAGGGATCAATAAGTGGGAAGATTATGCTCGCTGGAACCAACTCCAAATTGGCTGAGTACTCCATGGAGAAAACCAAGAGTGACAAGTTCAGTTTCACAAGCCACAGTGTGTCCTGTGGGTATTACAG CTATCGAGTATCTGGCCAGCCCAAGTTACACCAAGAATTCAAGACAGCAGTGAAGAATCTCCCCAAAATATATCAACAAGAAAACAAACAACGTTATTACAAGCTTATTGATAACTTTGGCACGCATTACATTAccaag GTGAGCCTGGGTGGAACGGTGCAGTCTGTGACCAGTATCAAGCAGTGCCAGGCCAGCCTGCAGGGTCTCAGTGCGGAGGAGGTGAAGATGTGTCTGGATGTGGAGGCGTCTGCCAGTGTGGGTGACAGCAACAGCTTGAAGACTGAGTTCAAGCACTGTCAGGAGGATAAGTCTAAGACAGAGAGCAAGGCCAGCTTCTCCAGTGTCTTCAATGATAG GTTCACAGAGGTGAAAGGTGGCCACACCACAGAACCAGAGCTCCTCTTCTCTGCTGATAAAGATCCCGCCTCCTACAAGGAATGGCTGAACTCCCTACCACACTATCCGGACATCGTCTTCTATTCGCTGGAATCTCTCCATGAGTTGCTGCCCACCACCAACCCAGCTCGGAAGCACCTGCGCAAGGCCATCAGCGACTACATCCTGGAGAAGGCCTTGTGGAAGAACTGTTCTGAACCCTGTCAAACTGGCATCAAAAGTGACCACAGAGACTCCTGCGTCTGCAACTGCCACAACAACCCCGGGGTGAGCGCCGACTGCTGCCCCACCCGCAAGGGCCTGGCGCGGGTGGTCATCACTGTTCAGAGAGGGGCCAACCTGTGGGGAGACCACACCACTGCCACTGACGGCTACGTGAAGGTGGCTTTCGCAGGCCAGATAATCGGACGCACTAAAGTtatctacaacaacaacaaccccagCTGGGCAATGAGCTATGACCTGGGAACCGTGGATCTGTCAACCAGTAAGAAGCTGAGATTTGAGGTGTGGGACGAGGACGACAAGTGGGATGACGACCTGTTAGGAGAATGTGAGAAGGAGCTGACAGCCGGGGTGAAGGAGGATCTCTGCAACCTCCAGCATGGCCAAATGTTCTACAAGTGGGAGGCGGTGTGTGCCCCCAGTCTAGGTGGCTCCGCCTGTATGGACTATGTGCCCTCCCCTATGAATCCCCACCTGGAGAAGGTTTATGTGTCTCGCCACTCCCGTCTCATTCCAAAGGACATGCTGGTGAGTATGGGAGTCTTGTTGGACGGACCCAATCTCCATGGCAACAAGAGCCTCAGTACAGGGAACAGGGAGTCTGGTCGATTTTAG